The following are encoded together in the Melitaea cinxia chromosome 22, ilMelCinx1.1, whole genome shotgun sequence genome:
- the LOC123664543 gene encoding chymotrypsin-1-like, with protein sequence MLGIVFCALLVGIFPINVKPELYASDAARDDWERIVGGTKAPNGSVPYQVSLRTWGVRHFCGASLITPRVILTAAHCVDRLKPEYFKAIVGTNQLRSGGTAYDIRKVVQHENYDSEEIKNDIAIVFTEKEVQFNEIVDAIELNDEPVEKGEDLLLTGWGTTSYPGRLPNDLMQLELKAISYEECKEAHKSVNAVFETQLCALTKAGEGACHGDSGGPLVREGRQVGVVSWGVPCARGKPDVYTKVESFMDWIEKTLYDDDKEHLLHLHKNRKTNRHY encoded by the exons ATGTTGGGAATAGTGTTTTGTGCGTTACTTGTTGGGATATTTCCTATAAacg taaaaccAGAGCTATACGCCTCAGATGCGGCTCGTGACGACTGGGAAAGGATAGTAGGGGGCACGAAAGCCCCTAACGGCTCAGTGCCATATCAAGTATCCCTACGAACGTGGGGAGTGAGACACTTTTGCGGTGCATCACTTATCACACCGAGAGTTATTCTGACTGCCGCTCACTGTGTTGATag GTTAAAACCTGAATACTTCAAAGCAATAGTTGGTACAAATCAGCTCCGATCGGGTGGTACGGCGTATGACATACGTAAAGTTGTACAACATGAGAATTATGACAGTGAAGAAATTAAAAACGATATTGCTATAGTGTTTACCGAAAAAGAAGTTCAGTTCAATGAAATTGTTGACGCTATAGAACTAAATGATGAACCAGTGGAAAAGGGAGAGGATCTGCTTCTCACAGGATGGGGGACCACTTCT TATCCAGGACGCCTACCCAACGATCTGATGCAGCTGGAACTGAAGGCGATCAGCTATGAAGAATGTAAGGAAGCTCATAAAAGTGTTAATGCAGTCTTCGAAACGCAGCTCTGTGCGCTTACAAAGGCTGGCGAAGGAGCTTGTCAT GGTGACTCAGGCGGACCTTTAGTGAGAGAAGGGCGCCAAGTAGGAGTGGTGTCGTGGGGTGTGCCATGCGCGAGAGGAAAACCAGACGTTTACACCAAA GTAGAATCGTTTATGGATTGGATTGAGAAGACACTTTATGATGACGATAAAGAACATCTATTACATCTCcacaaaaatagaaaaacaaatagacattattaa